Proteins from one Triticum aestivum cultivar Chinese Spring chromosome 7A, IWGSC CS RefSeq v2.1, whole genome shotgun sequence genomic window:
- the LOC123152529 gene encoding tryptophan decarboxylase 1-like, with product MGSLDANPVSFSAFPDDKAVFEPLNPEDVRAYLHKAVDFISDYYTNVESMPVLPNVKPGYLQDELSASPPTHSASFDVTMKELRTSVVPGMTHWASPNFFAFFPSTNSAAAIAGDLIASAMNTVGFTWQASPAATEMEVLALDWLAQLLRLPTTFMNRTSTGRGTGGGVILGTTSEAMLVTLVAARDAALHRSGSVRVSHLPRLAVYAADQTHSTFFKACRLAGFDPANIRSIPTGPETNYGLNPSKLLEVMQADADAGLVPTYVCATVGTTSSNAVDPVGAIADVAAMFNAWVHVDAAYAGSACICPEFRHHLDGVEHVDSISMSPHKWLLTCLDCTCLYVRDAHRLSDSLETNPEYLKNDATESGEVTDLKDMQVGVGRRFRGLKLWMVMRTYGTAKLQEHIRSDVAMAKMFEDFVRADNRFEVVVPRNFALVCFRIKPSGAMTEEDADEANRVLMENLNKTGKAYLAHTVVGDKFVLRFAVGSSLQQERHVTSAWDLIKKTTSGIMD from the coding sequence ATGGGCAGCTTGGACGCCAACCCAGTGTCCTTCTCCGCCTTCCCCGACGACAAGGCGGTGTTCGAGCCGCTCAACCCCGAAGATGTCCGCGCATACCTTCACAAGGCCGTCGATTTTATCTCTGACTACTACACCAACGTCGAGTCTATGCCGGTTCTGCCCAACGTGAAGCCGGGATACCTGCAAGACGAGCTGAGCGCGTCCCCGCCGACCCACTCCGCATCATTCGATGTCACCATGAAGGAGCTCAGGACCTCCGTTGTCCCCGGCATGACACACTGGGCTAGCCCCAATTTCTTCGCCTTCTTTCCCTCCACCAACAGCGCCGCTGCCATCGCCGGCGACCTCATCGCCTCTGCCATGAACACTGTTGGATTCACGTGGCAGGCCTCGCCCGCGGCCACCGAGATGGAGGTTCTCGCTCTTGACTGGCTTGCGCAGCTTCTGCGCCTACCCACCACCTTCATGAACCGCACCAGTACTGGACGTGGCACCGGCGGTGGTGTCATCCTCGGCACAACCAGCGAGGCAATGCTCGTCACGCTAGTGGCCGCTCGTGATGCAGCGCTGCATCGGAGCGGCTCAGTCCGCGTGTCCCACCTACCACGCTTGGCTGTCTATGCTGCCGACCAGACCCACTCCACGTTCTTCAAGGCATGCCGCCTCGCAGGTTTCGACCCCGCCAACATCCGCTCAATCCCTACTGGGCCGGAAACTAACTACGGGCTCAACCCGTCCAAGCTTCTCGAGGTAATGCAAGCTGATGCCGATGCCGGTCTCGTGCCCACATATGTTTGTGCCACGGTGGGCACCACATCTTCCAATGCCGTCGACCCAGTGGGCGCCATCGCCGACGTTGCCGCCATGTTCAATGCATGGGTCCATGTCGATGCTGCCTACGCCGGCAGTGCGTGTATCTGCCCAGAGTTTCGCCACCATCTCGATGGCGTCGAGCACGTGGACTCCATTAGCATGAGCCCACACAAATGGCTTCTCACGTGCCTCGATTGCACCTGTTTGTACGTCCGTGATGCTCACCGACTTAGTGACTCATTGGAGACCAACCCGGAGTACCTCAAGAATGACGCTACCGAGTCCGGTGAGGTCACCGATCTGAAAGACATGCAGGTCGGCGTTGGTCGGCGCTTCCGCGGGCTCAAGCTTTGGATGGTCATGCGCACATATGGTACCGCAAAGCTCCAAGAGCACATCCGTAGTGATGTCGCCATGGCCAAGATGTTTGAAGATTTCGTCCGCGCCGACAACAGGTTCGAGGTGGTTGTACCGAGGAACTTTGCTCTTGTGTGCTTTAGGATCAAGCCAAGTGGAGCCATGACGGAAGAGGATGCCGATGAAGCCAACCGTGTGCTAATGGAGAATCTGAACAAGACCGGCAAGGCTTATCTTGCGCACACGGTGGTTGGAGACAAGTTCGTGCTCCGGTTCGCCGTTGGGTCGTCACTTCAGCAGGAGAGGCATGTGACGAGTGCATGGGACCTTATCAAGAAGACTACGAGCGGTATCATGGATTAA